A genomic window from Leptolyngbya sp. BL0902 includes:
- a CDS encoding type II toxin-antitoxin system VapC family toxin → MMTKYLLDTNIVLRFSNPSDEQHRLVTDAVATLLMGSEECYLTAQVLIELWVVATRPVDVNGLGWSVDQTRTMIEQLLERFPVAEEMPQLFSTWLSVVTKNQVKGKRTHDARIVAVMLTCDIHYILTLNPDDFIGITGITAVHPQSVIKSDTENPEME, encoded by the coding sequence ACACCAATATCGTCTTGCGATTTAGTAATCCATCGGATGAACAGCATCGTTTAGTCACGGATGCCGTTGCCACCCTACTCATGGGTTCAGAGGAATGCTACCTCACAGCACAGGTCTTAATTGAGCTTTGGGTCGTTGCCACACGGCCCGTTGATGTGAATGGTTTAGGTTGGTCGGTTGATCAAACGCGCACCATGATTGAGCAACTACTTGAACGCTTTCCAGTTGCGGAGGAAATGCCACAGCTTTTCTCAACTTGGCTGTCAGTCGTCACGAAGAATCAAGTGAAAGGTAAGCGAACCCACGATGCGCGTATTGTGGCTGTGATGTTAACCTGTGATATTCATTATATTCTTACTCTGAACCCAGACGATTTTATTGGCATTACAGGAATTACGGCTGTACATCCCCAATCAGTCATAAAATCTGACACAGAAAATCCTGAGATGGAATAA
- a CDS encoding ATP synthase subunit I, which yields MDVSINTSLTDFAVFPVGFVLGLLYFSCLWFTVQRMATSKHPVLLMVGSGLARIILALLGFYLLVGGHWERLLIAMVGFLMARTLLIARWRPQAALGNWDEES from the coding sequence ATGGACGTTTCGATCAACACCTCACTCACGGATTTTGCTGTCTTTCCAGTTGGCTTTGTCCTCGGTCTTCTGTACTTCAGTTGCCTTTGGTTTACCGTGCAGCGCATGGCCACTAGCAAGCATCCTGTTCTACTGATGGTGGGCAGTGGATTAGCACGAATTATCCTAGCTTTATTGGGATTTTACCTACTCGTTGGTGGGCACTGGGAGCGGTTATTGATTGCTATGGTAGGTTTTTTGATGGCCCGTACCCTGCTGATTGCCCGCTGGCGACCCCAGGCCGCTTTGGGCAATTGGGATGAGGAAAGTTAA
- a CDS encoding type I restriction endonuclease subunit R: protein MTQSLTITNYIDSLSEAETRFGLSPCPDPNFFTEWRVDLPPLTTEEQQRLDLIKQRYLYHRKFGYLLEGGVNFIVIAPLLELAGFYDAPFRLRSEASVRIEISDAEDRVYQGRIDSLVVQENLWIILVEAKRTSFSIDVALPQVLAYMAANSVSHHPTFGLVSNGGYSMFVKLENHHYGLSDNFSLNRQNNELYRILQILNYLKTLP, encoded by the coding sequence ATGACTCAATCCCTTACCATCACCAATTACATTGATAGCCTTAGCGAAGCTGAAACTCGCTTTGGCTTGTCGCCCTGTCCAGATCCTAACTTTTTCACAGAATGGCGAGTCGATCTGCCTCCCCTCACCACCGAAGAGCAGCAGCGTCTTGACCTCATTAAACAACGCTATCTCTACCACCGAAAGTTTGGCTATTTACTGGAGGGTGGCGTTAATTTCATCGTGATTGCCCCACTTCTAGAGCTTGCAGGCTTCTATGATGCGCCCTTTCGATTACGGTCTGAGGCATCCGTTCGCATTGAAATTTCGGATGCAGAGGATCGGGTTTACCAGGGCCGAATTGATAGTTTAGTTGTGCAGGAAAATCTGTGGATTATTTTGGTAGAAGCTAAACGAACTTCCTTCAGTATTGATGTAGCCCTGCCCCAAGTCTTAGCTTACATGGCGGCTAATTCTGTATCCCATCACCCTACCTTTGGTCTAGTGAGTAATGGCGGCTATTCAATGTTTGTGAAGCTAGAGAATCACCACTATGGATTGTCTGATAATTTCTCCTTAAATCGTCAAAATAACGAACTCTACCGTATTTTACAAATCCTCAATTACCTCAAAACCCTGCCCTAG
- a CDS encoding AtpZ/AtpI family protein, translating to MSPHPPPHSSPNPDRPDRDAFEQRVRDKSQRRVQARREGDRSLWSSLGLVGMVGWSVMVPLLLGIALGRWIDHRWPSPYSWTLMLLFVGVALGCWSAWYWIQKEQEP from the coding sequence ATGAGTCCCCATCCTCCCCCCCACTCCTCCCCTAATCCCGACCGTCCTGACCGTGACGCCTTTGAACAGCGGGTGCGAGACAAATCCCAGCGGCGGGTGCAGGCCCGACGAGAGGGCGACCGCAGCCTTTGGAGTAGCCTGGGTCTGGTGGGCATGGTGGGTTGGTCGGTGATGGTGCCCCTGCTGCTGGGCATTGCCCTCGGTCGCTGGATTGACCACCGCTGGCCCAGCCCCTATTCTTGGACGCTGATGCTGCTGTTTGTCGGCGTGGCCCTCGGATGTTGGAGTGCTTGGTACTGGATCCAGAAAGAGCAGGAACCGTAA
- a CDS encoding F0F1 ATP synthase subunit epsilon has translation MHLILMQPTEILVDQPIAKLTAEGQNGEFCLLPNHVDIVAALVPGILAFELDDGTENLWAVDEGLLVKQGSTVRVAVRHGVPGDSLETLQQAVEQQFRQLEEREEQARNRLAKLESSFLREFIDLGGTP, from the coding sequence ATGCACCTGATCCTGATGCAGCCTACGGAAATCCTGGTCGATCAACCCATCGCCAAACTCACCGCCGAGGGCCAAAACGGCGAATTTTGTCTGCTGCCCAACCATGTAGACATCGTGGCGGCGCTGGTTCCCGGCATCCTCGCCTTTGAGTTGGACGATGGTACCGAAAACCTCTGGGCTGTAGACGAGGGGCTGTTGGTTAAACAAGGCTCCACCGTACGGGTGGCGGTGCGTCATGGCGTGCCTGGAGACTCCCTCGAAACCCTGCAACAGGCCGTCGAGCAACAATTTCGCCAACTGGAGGAACGGGAAGAACAGGCCCGCAATCGGTTGGCCAAGCTCGAATCTAGCTTTCTGCGCGAATTCATTGACCTAGGAGGTACCCCATGA
- the atpD gene encoding F0F1 ATP synthase subunit beta, producing the protein MTNTIATQLNTGTVVSVRGSVVDVRFPQRLPGFLHQLNAGEEGQVIIEVVAHLNAEVVRGIALTPTSGLGRGATVVDQGHPLQVPVGKSLLGRMFNVFGAPVDQQEPPQDVTWRSIHQSAVPLVRQSTESEILETGIKVIDVLAPIERGGKAGLFGGAGVGKTVLITEMIHNMVSQHQGISLFCGIGERNREAEELYREMQAAGVLDHTVMLFGQMNEPPGARFRVGHAALTMAEYFRDEARQDVLLLIDNIFRFIQAGQEVSGLMGELPSRVGYQPTLATELAALQERISSTTTGAITSVQAVYVPADDFTDPAAVHTFSHLSASIVLSRKRASEGFYPAVDPLRSSSKMLMPTIAGQRHYEIALAVRQTLATYEELKDMIAMLGMAELSAADRQIVYRARRLERFLTQPFFSTEQFTSKPGRMVRLESALNGCEQILNDAFADAPESAVYMIGDITEAKA; encoded by the coding sequence ATGACCAACACCATTGCGACCCAACTCAATACCGGAACGGTAGTTTCGGTGCGGGGCAGTGTGGTGGATGTGCGGTTTCCCCAGCGGTTGCCCGGTTTTTTGCACCAGCTCAATGCCGGGGAGGAGGGCCAAGTCATCATCGAAGTGGTGGCCCACTTGAATGCGGAGGTGGTGCGGGGCATTGCGTTAACGCCCACATCGGGCCTGGGCCGGGGGGCGACGGTGGTGGATCAGGGCCATCCCTTGCAGGTGCCCGTGGGCAAAAGCCTGTTGGGGCGGATGTTCAACGTATTTGGTGCGCCTGTGGATCAGCAGGAGCCGCCGCAGGATGTGACTTGGCGATCCATTCACCAAAGTGCGGTGCCCTTGGTGCGGCAGTCCACCGAGTCGGAAATTTTGGAGACGGGCATCAAGGTGATTGACGTGCTGGCCCCCATCGAGCGGGGTGGCAAGGCGGGCCTGTTTGGTGGGGCCGGGGTGGGCAAAACGGTGCTGATTACCGAGATGATCCACAACATGGTGAGCCAGCACCAGGGCATTAGCCTGTTTTGCGGCATTGGTGAACGCAATCGAGAGGCCGAGGAACTCTACCGCGAAATGCAGGCGGCGGGGGTGCTCGACCACACGGTAATGCTGTTTGGCCAAATGAACGAACCGCCCGGTGCCCGGTTTCGGGTGGGCCATGCGGCGCTGACCATGGCGGAATATTTCCGGGATGAGGCGCGGCAGGATGTGCTGCTGCTGATTGACAATATTTTTCGTTTCATCCAGGCGGGGCAGGAGGTATCGGGCTTGATGGGGGAACTGCCCTCGCGGGTGGGCTATCAGCCGACCCTAGCCACGGAACTCGCCGCCCTGCAAGAGCGCATTTCTAGCACCACCACCGGAGCGATCACCTCCGTCCAAGCCGTCTACGTGCCCGCCGATGACTTCACGGATCCCGCCGCTGTCCACACCTTTAGCCACCTGTCCGCCTCCATTGTGCTGTCGCGCAAACGGGCCAGCGAGGGCTTTTACCCAGCGGTGGATCCCCTGCGGTCTAGCTCCAAAATGCTGATGCCCACCATCGCCGGACAGCGCCACTACGAGATCGCCCTGGCCGTGCGCCAAACCCTGGCCACCTACGAAGAACTCAAGGACATGATCGCCATGCTGGGGATGGCGGAACTGTCGGCGGCGGATCGGCAAATTGTCTACCGCGCCCGACGGCTAGAGCGCTTTCTTACCCAGCCCTTTTTCTCCACCGAGCAATTTACCAGCAAACCCGGCCGTATGGTGCGCCTAGAATCAGCCCTGAACGGCTGCGAACAAATCCTCAACGACGCCTTTGCCGATGCCCCCGAAAGCGCTGTCTATATGATCGGCGACATCACGGAGGCTAAGGCATGA
- a CDS encoding response regulator transcription factor yields MPLTVLLAEDDEGTRLSICDYLELEGYSVVLASDGEMALQQVFDYQPQLIITDIGMPYLDGYTLIQKVRQHPAFRLLPVVFLTAHNQMQDRIRGYQVGCDAYLPKPFDLQEIGAIVRNLLERSQLIQSAWIQQVALQTAQQRAMEAEAHALKTEAEARSAASSASTVCIPPPDLGPDLTPREQDVLILLSDGLSNAQIGDRLFLSPRTVEKYVSSLLRKTDTSNRSELLRFAISHHLVS; encoded by the coding sequence ATGCCGCTAACGGTTTTGCTAGCCGAAGATGATGAGGGCACCCGCCTATCGATTTGTGACTACCTAGAGCTAGAGGGCTACTCGGTGGTGCTGGCGAGTGACGGTGAAATGGCGCTGCAACAGGTGTTTGATTACCAGCCCCAGCTCATCATCACCGATATTGGAATGCCCTACCTAGACGGCTATACGCTGATTCAAAAGGTGCGCCAACATCCGGCCTTTCGGCTGCTGCCCGTGGTGTTTCTCACTGCCCACAACCAAATGCAGGATCGGATTCGAGGCTATCAGGTGGGCTGCGATGCCTATCTGCCCAAGCCCTTTGATTTACAGGAAATTGGGGCGATTGTACGGAATTTACTGGAGCGCTCCCAGTTGATTCAGTCAGCCTGGATTCAGCAGGTAGCCCTGCAAACCGCCCAGCAGCGGGCCATGGAAGCCGAAGCCCACGCCTTGAAGACCGAGGCAGAGGCCAGATCGGCGGCATCGAGCGCCTCAACGGTCTGTATTCCTCCGCCCGACCTAGGCCCCGACCTCACCCCCCGCGAACAGGATGTGCTGATTCTGCTCTCCGATGGACTGTCTAATGCCCAAATTGGGGATCGGCTTTTCCTCAGTCCACGCACCGTAGAAAAATACGTCAGCAGCCTGCTTCGCAAAACCGACACCAGCAATCGTTCAGAATTGCTACGCTTCGCCATCAGCCATCACCTGGTCAGTTAG
- a CDS encoding 8-oxoguanine deaminase: MSTLLVKNCHTLITMDGQRRELRGGGLFIRDHVIEQVGPTETLPQTADRMMDLENHLVLPGLVNTHHHFFQTLTRVVPGAQNSALFNWLSSLYPLWQRLTPEAIRLSAQVAAAELIYSGCTTASDHLYLFPNGCRLDDEIEAVQEIGLRFHASRGSMSVGESKGGLPPDSIVEEEAAILKDSQRLIEQYHDNQRYAMVRITLAPCSPFSVSPELMKESAALARSYPGVRLHTHLAENNSDVEYSLQTFGLTPGDYAASVGWLGEDVWHAHCVKLDDRAIHSFGQTGTGVAHCPCSNMRLASGMAPIRKMLNHKVPVGLGVDGSASNDGSHLLGEARLAFLMARVREEDPSALTAREALELATLGGARVLGRDDIGALAPGMAADFVAVNLDRLTLSGSAYDPVAALIFCPIDRVDYSVIHGKTVLSPDGLLTLDGTALLRRHQALAQQLAD; encoded by the coding sequence ATGTCCACCCTGCTTGTCAAAAACTGCCACACGCTGATTACCATGGACGGCCAGCGGCGGGAGCTTCGGGGCGGCGGGCTGTTCATTCGCGATCACGTCATCGAGCAGGTGGGGCCAACGGAAACCCTGCCCCAAACGGCGGATCGGATGATGGATCTGGAAAATCACCTGGTGCTGCCCGGATTGGTGAACACCCACCACCACTTTTTCCAAACCCTAACGCGGGTGGTGCCCGGTGCCCAAAATTCCGCCCTGTTCAACTGGCTCAGTTCCCTCTATCCCCTCTGGCAGCGGCTGACCCCGGAGGCAATTCGCCTCAGTGCCCAGGTGGCGGCGGCGGAGTTGATCTATTCCGGCTGCACCACCGCCAGCGACCATCTTTATCTATTCCCCAACGGTTGCCGCTTGGATGACGAAATCGAAGCGGTGCAGGAAATCGGCCTACGCTTCCACGCCAGCCGGGGCAGTATGAGCGTGGGCGAAAGCAAGGGGGGACTGCCGCCGGATTCCATTGTGGAGGAAGAGGCCGCCATCCTGAAGGACTCCCAGCGGTTGATTGAGCAATACCACGATAACCAGCGCTACGCCATGGTGCGCATCACCCTGGCCCCCTGCTCCCCCTTCAGCGTGTCCCCAGAGTTGATGAAGGAATCCGCCGCCCTGGCCCGATCCTACCCTGGGGTGCGGCTGCATACCCACCTAGCCGAAAACAACAGCGACGTGGAGTACAGCCTGCAAACCTTCGGCCTCACACCGGGGGACTATGCCGCCTCCGTGGGCTGGCTGGGGGAAGATGTGTGGCACGCCCACTGCGTCAAACTCGACGACCGCGCCATCCACAGCTTTGGCCAAACCGGGACGGGGGTGGCCCACTGCCCCTGTAGCAACATGCGGCTGGCCAGCGGCATGGCCCCCATTCGCAAAATGCTGAACCATAAGGTGCCCGTGGGGTTAGGGGTGGATGGGTCGGCCTCCAACGACGGTAGCCATCTGCTGGGGGAAGCCCGTCTCGCTTTCCTGATGGCACGGGTGCGGGAGGAAGACCCCTCGGCCCTCACCGCCCGCGAAGCCCTAGAACTGGCTACCCTGGGCGGCGCACGGGTGCTGGGGCGCGACGACATTGGAGCTTTGGCCCCCGGCATGGCCGCCGACTTTGTGGCCGTCAACCTAGATCGCCTCACCCTCTCCGGCAGCGCCTACGACCCTGTGGCCGCCCTAATTTTCTGCCCCATCGACCGGGTAGACTACAGCGTCATCCACGGCAAAACCGTCCTTAGCCCCGATGGTCTGCTAACCCTAGATGGAACGGCTCTGCTGCGTCGTCACCAAGCCCTCGCCCAGCAGTTGGCGGATTAG
- a CDS encoding TrmH family RNA methyltransferase: MSSHAVPNLAMNPRQQRYSQLPRHPLVLCASLVGNPMNLGALCRTAEACRLESLVLPDVGIIEERQFRRVAVTTHHWQPLQACAPAHLIPWLEAQRERGYTRLALACDNQAQSLMTATFPQRAVLLLGRELTGIPAELLAQCDQTLVIPQYGLVDSLNVQTAAAMAVYEYLRQWGLDPFPRGNGGDPANASPQ, translated from the coding sequence GTGTCCTCCCATGCTGTGCCCAACCTCGCGATGAACCCTCGACAGCAGCGCTATTCCCAGTTACCCCGGCATCCGCTGGTGTTGTGTGCCAGTTTGGTAGGAAATCCCATGAATTTGGGAGCCCTCTGCCGCACCGCAGAAGCCTGTCGTCTCGAAAGCCTGGTGCTACCGGATGTGGGAATTATCGAGGAGCGGCAATTTCGGCGGGTGGCGGTGACAACCCACCACTGGCAACCCCTGCAAGCCTGCGCCCCAGCACATCTGATCCCTTGGCTGGAGGCCCAGCGGGAGCGAGGCTACACCCGTCTGGCCCTAGCCTGCGATAATCAGGCCCAATCCCTGATGACTGCGACCTTTCCCCAGCGAGCGGTGCTGCTGTTGGGGCGAGAACTAACGGGCATTCCGGCGGAGTTGCTGGCCCAGTGCGATCAAACTCTGGTGATCCCCCAGTACGGTTTGGTGGATTCCCTCAATGTGCAAACCGCCGCCGCCATGGCCGTTTACGAATACCTGCGCCAGTGGGGACTGGATCCATTCCCCAGGGGCAATGGGGGCGACCCCGCGAACGCATCCCCGCAATAA
- a CDS encoding 2TM domain-containing protein — translation MPPRWPRKPTREDPAYRRLEDRINFAVHVAAFIAVNSGLWFFHTLNPAWVGWVQWFTLAWLPLLVGNGVYIFAIADYSPAPLSPVESTDPGDA, via the coding sequence ATGCCGCCCCGCTGGCCCCGTAAACCCACCCGCGAAGATCCCGCCTATCGCCGCCTAGAAGACCGCATCAACTTTGCGGTGCATGTGGCCGCGTTCATTGCCGTTAACTCTGGCCTGTGGTTCTTCCACACCCTCAACCCGGCCTGGGTTGGCTGGGTGCAGTGGTTTACCCTGGCGTGGTTGCCCCTGCTGGTGGGTAACGGCGTTTATATCTTCGCCATTGCCGACTATTCCCCCGCTCCCCTGTCCCCCGTAGAATCTACCGACCCAGGAGACGCCTAA
- a CDS encoding DUF3181 family protein, with protein MSAGTSRAIEEFAAAIGDRAYIDVAKWHLYLGDAKLHTALAEALYPLIDDGSFTEVALANTLAQISVPLGGGKKTVSLADLIPAASQADLLRAIEDYQRDR; from the coding sequence ATGAGTGCTGGCACCAGTCGAGCCATTGAAGAATTTGCCGCCGCCATTGGCGACCGGGCCTACATTGATGTGGCCAAGTGGCATTTGTACCTGGGCGATGCCAAGCTGCACACCGCCCTCGCCGAAGCCCTCTATCCCCTCATTGACGATGGCAGTTTTACCGAAGTCGCCCTCGCCAACACCTTGGCCCAAATTTCCGTACCCCTGGGCGGCGGCAAAAAGACCGTTTCCTTAGCAGATCTCATCCCTGCCGCCAGTCAGGCGGATTTACTCCGCGCCATCGAGGACTACCAGCGAGATCGGTAA
- a CDS encoding DUF2165 family protein has translation MAVRLSKIALVAAIGLLALVIVVNNLTDYNTNFQYVYHVLSMDTIFADSTLTWRAIRAPALQHAAYALIIATEATIATLCLVGAGRLLQTLQASGQRFNQAKAMATYGLTLAFLFWFVGFMVLGGEWYAMWQSPDWNGQQPAFRFIGCVGLVLIYLSQSDPDVPTD, from the coding sequence ATGGCTGTTCGGTTATCCAAAATTGCGCTGGTTGCGGCCATCGGGCTGCTGGCCTTGGTCATTGTGGTGAACAACCTCACGGACTACAACACCAATTTTCAGTATGTCTACCATGTGCTGTCTATGGATACGATCTTTGCCGACAGCACCCTCACCTGGCGGGCGATTCGTGCGCCAGCCCTCCAGCACGCCGCCTACGCCCTGATCATCGCCACTGAGGCGACCATTGCCACCCTCTGCTTGGTGGGGGCAGGGCGGTTGTTGCAAACCCTCCAGGCGTCAGGGCAACGGTTCAACCAAGCTAAGGCCATGGCCACCTATGGGCTGACCTTGGCCTTTTTGTTCTGGTTTGTGGGATTTATGGTGCTGGGGGGAGAGTGGTACGCCATGTGGCAGTCCCCCGATTGGAATGGGCAACAGCCCGCCTTTCGCTTCATCGGCTGCGTTGGGCTGGTGCTGATCTACCTGAGCCAGTCCGATCCTGACGTTCCTACCGACTAG
- a CDS encoding MFS transporter, translating into MDVSSALQLSNRQVQVQALGRFLIQVSYGLLNFYIPILFVNQVGLSATAVGFALSLCAITEVGGHFVGATLADSPRFGRKVVLSLAAASGAVVALMLMVAQSLWLLTLASMMLGISLGCYWTASGAAVMDATTSEDRSQAFAVMGVAEYIGIGLGVLGGSALLTWVDESPTLLFGGCGAMFALFGLLIQVLMTSDYPSRSPHERSGQGMVAALKDRVLLVFMLANVFFTTYVALVSSTIPLYFTNFVAGSDPIPGVSVGSTAGLFTGCYIGVGAVLQIPTTSLLTPLRRIFVLMGAMVLWAFGFALLWAAGTFAEGQFIWAIVALCLLSLASVAYKPFFVATVSDLAPPNLRATYVAVSSQCWTIGYFIGPLLGGWAMDQSPLIAHRFWLVVAMSVSVCLALLWAFEVLHTRTALQPSEGEGTA; encoded by the coding sequence ATGGATGTCTCCTCGGCCTTGCAGCTATCGAATCGACAGGTTCAGGTTCAGGCCCTAGGGCGATTCCTGATACAGGTTAGCTACGGACTCCTAAACTTTTACATCCCGATTTTGTTTGTGAATCAGGTGGGGCTGTCGGCGACTGCCGTGGGGTTTGCCCTCAGCCTCTGTGCCATCACGGAAGTGGGTGGGCATTTTGTGGGGGCCACCCTGGCGGACTCGCCCCGGTTTGGGCGCAAGGTGGTGCTGTCTCTGGCGGCGGCAAGCGGGGCTGTCGTGGCCCTGATGTTGATGGTGGCCCAGTCTCTCTGGCTGTTAACCTTGGCCAGCATGATGCTGGGGATTAGCCTCGGTTGTTATTGGACGGCCTCCGGGGCAGCGGTGATGGACGCTACGACCTCTGAAGACCGCAGCCAAGCCTTTGCGGTAATGGGCGTGGCAGAATACATCGGCATTGGCTTGGGGGTGCTGGGGGGAAGCGCCTTGCTGACCTGGGTGGATGAATCGCCCACGCTGCTGTTTGGGGGCTGTGGGGCGATGTTTGCCCTGTTTGGCCTGCTGATTCAGGTTTTGATGACCAGCGACTACCCCAGTCGTTCCCCGCACGAACGATCTGGGCAGGGTATGGTTGCGGCCCTGAAGGACAGGGTGCTGCTGGTGTTCATGCTGGCCAACGTGTTTTTTACCACCTACGTTGCCCTGGTCAGCAGCACGATCCCGCTCTATTTCACGAACTTTGTGGCCGGAAGCGATCCCATCCCTGGGGTGTCTGTGGGCAGCACGGCGGGGTTGTTCACGGGGTGCTACATCGGGGTGGGGGCGGTGCTGCAAATTCCCACCACCAGCCTGCTGACCCCCCTGCGGCGAATTTTCGTGTTGATGGGAGCTATGGTGCTGTGGGCCTTTGGCTTTGCGCTATTGTGGGCGGCGGGCACCTTTGCGGAGGGCCAATTTATCTGGGCTATTGTGGCTCTATGTTTACTGTCCCTAGCATCCGTGGCCTACAAGCCCTTTTTTGTGGCCACCGTGTCTGACCTCGCCCCCCCTAATCTGCGGGCTACCTACGTGGCCGTGAGTTCTCAATGCTGGACGATTGGCTACTTCATCGGCCCGCTGCTGGGGGGGTGGGCCATGGATCAATCACCGCTCATCGCCCATCGCTTCTGGCTGGTGGTGGCCATGAGTGTATCGGTGTGCTTGGCGCTGCTGTGGGCCTTTGAAGTCTTGCATACGCGCACGGCCCTGCAACCCTCTGAAGGCGAGGGCACGGCCTAG
- a CDS encoding antibiotic biosynthesis monooxygenase, with translation MTLIALGRVAIDQFMPMWQGSMARLTQVAEADQVPYSSVVIEYTVPQEKSWAFRAWHRSLVHAAQAFPGFIRADRHRPLPCQGGVLKWYSVVHFEQPDHLNRWLLSPERDALLKVGRGLFQSYKFKSFETGLEGWFSHHSGNELTGLGPPAWKQILTVVLGLYPVIMIQDAVIDAFDLMKSWDPASAMLVKNLITTCILTLVVMPMVMRILDFWLQPAHRRASMGIDLVGATFTIAAMVAMVFVFSEIH, from the coding sequence ATGACTCTGATAGCCCTAGGGCGGGTTGCCATCGATCAATTCATGCCGATGTGGCAAGGATCGATGGCGCGACTGACCCAGGTCGCTGAGGCCGATCAGGTGCCCTATTCCAGCGTAGTGATTGAGTACACAGTGCCCCAGGAAAAAAGCTGGGCGTTTCGTGCATGGCACCGCAGCCTGGTTCATGCGGCGCAGGCGTTTCCAGGGTTTATCCGAGCTGACCGCCACCGTCCGCTTCCCTGTCAGGGAGGCGTGCTGAAGTGGTATTCGGTGGTGCACTTTGAGCAGCCCGATCACCTCAACCGTTGGCTGCTGTCGCCAGAACGGGACGCACTGCTGAAGGTGGGGCGAGGGTTATTCCAGTCCTACAAGTTCAAATCCTTTGAGACGGGTTTGGAGGGTTGGTTTTCCCACCATTCTGGTAACGAGCTGACGGGGCTTGGCCCTCCGGCGTGGAAGCAGATTCTTACGGTGGTGCTGGGCCTGTACCCGGTGATCATGATTCAGGACGCGGTGATTGACGCCTTCGACCTGATGAAATCCTGGGATCCGGCTAGCGCCATGCTGGTCAAAAACCTGATCACCACCTGCATTCTGACCTTGGTAGTCATGCCGATGGTGATGCGCATCCTAGATTTTTGGCTCCAACCCGCTCACCGTCGGGCCTCCATGGGCATTGACCTCGTGGGGGCCACCTTTACCATCGCGGCTATGGTGGCTATGGTATTTGTATTTAGCGAAATTCATTAG
- a CDS encoding c-type cytochrome encodes MTLAPETLKDQVDDLGPLLRRAALILVALFVAIGLGLGLVRYIQAADPYIHEVLSLEGNISQGEAIFKMNCAVCHGFEATGEVGPTLVRVSDHRTKVSLIKQVISGQTPPMPQFQPDPQAMADLLGYLESL; translated from the coding sequence GTGACCTTGGCACCCGAAACCCTGAAAGATCAAGTTGACGACCTAGGCCCGCTGTTACGACGAGCTGCCCTGATCCTAGTCGCCCTGTTTGTGGCCATTGGCCTGGGTCTGGGCCTGGTGCGCTATATCCAGGCCGCAGACCCCTATATTCATGAAGTCTTGAGTCTTGAGGGCAATATCAGTCAAGGCGAAGCTATCTTCAAGATGAACTGCGCTGTCTGCCATGGCTTTGAAGCCACTGGAGAAGTGGGGCCAACCCTAGTCCGCGTCTCTGACCACCGCACCAAGGTCAGCCTCATAAAACAGGTTATTAGTGGCCAAACCCCCCCCATGCCTCAGTTTCAGCCTGATCCCCAGGCCATGGCCGATCTTCTAGGCTACCTAGAAAGCCTGTAA